In Cydia splendana chromosome 3, ilCydSple1.2, whole genome shotgun sequence, one DNA window encodes the following:
- the LOC134806336 gene encoding fatty acid synthase-like: protein MPSAINGHADWEVVLTGLSGRLPESENIDEFARNLFEGVDMVTDDDRRWPPGMHGLPSRLGKLKDLKHFDAEYFNLSENQADVMDPGMRILLEVTHEAIVDAGYNPTELRGTRTGVYVGVGRPETYEAWGALYKKSNAYTMPGGLGCMFSNRVSYSFDLRGPSLAVDVACSSSAYALAQAVNDIKVGRCDAAVVAGVNICLDPSTSLDFFNLNMLSKDGRCASFDESGQGYVRSEAVVAVLLQRRNVARRVYCTVHAARVNNDGHTPRGITYPSSEMQGRLAKETYDETGLRPQDVAYFEAHGTGTKAGDPQELNAIVELFCKNRESPLLMGSLKSNMGHAELASGLCSVAKVVITMERGEIPGNLHYKNPNTDIPALSDGRIQVVDRNTSWQGGVVSVNSMGFGGANAHVILEGGRGDRPPPAQYAAPRLILASGRTDDAVEKLLKLATENPQDGELHALIDAVHAHPIPNHPRRGYTILSAAAPITEVLDSDEQRPIWFAFSGMGSQWAGMARELLRLPIFASSIARSAVALKPYMDLKHVISEASPEELGDLINCVVSIVAVQVALVDVLSELGIHPDGIIGHSLGENGCGYMDGTLTAEQTVLAAYWRARCTLEAKLPLGAMAAVGLSWEETAKRCPEDIDLACHNGPENVTISGPKAAVEKFVKQLAADDVFVRMVESTGVAFHSRSVAGCAPQLRKRLQEIIPNPKPRSSRWLSSSIPQDKWDSDLARFSGADYIVNNQLSPVRFASVLQLVPPRAILVEIAPHALLQAVLKRALPEVVHVPLVRKEAPDALVHLLAAVGKIYAAGAQPQVSRLYPAISWPVSRGTPGLASHISWDHSIEWSVVDPTTAARTGENLIEYDLTKPEDEFIAGHNIEGRVLFPATGYLTLIWRTIAKMNNQDIEQSAVVLENVTIRRATIMSREAPVRFLVSLLDGTGEFQISEGGEVVVTGTARLTSNASAERLSASALADREDQEVLQEPPLDPEDIYKDLSLRGYKYKGIFQGIKSSDARGLKGLLNWEGNWISFMDTALQFGLIGADTRDLYLPARIERVVIDPAAQCKEAGLATNGALPVKRYPSIGVIVAGGVEFRGLITTLAPRRINIQAPPKLEKFVFLPLIGVNDDKRLPLTASVQLVIENFGVQQFKIAEMALKRPVEALMLPQAVQDFQGEPAVRVSATLAAGTDATNYSTIMNSMGVRVSDRKVSDGGLEKECHLVMGANVLSQPELLGALAAASLGFVLLEEKVDLFDKCNKELANAGLTLVSRTRTGSREFILLRRTRTLPSPRIILEARDDDFSWVNQLKDAMKRAQTEDLRVYVWSRDHGSGVLGLGTCLRREPGGDKIRFYYIPGAQDVFNPDTQVYKAQVEKDLTFNVLKDGVWGTFRHRPLDDVAGARKQVEHAYVDAITRGDLSSLCWIESDLRHAAFTPRRSRTDLCSVYYASLNFRDVMNATGKLSAVATIGTEAKMENSILGLEFSGLSSTGKRVMGIVTRGLATSVMADTGFLWEVPKDWSLEEAATVPIAYATAYYALVVRGHMRRGEAVLIHAGAGGVGQAAITLALNAGCTVFTTVGSPAKRAFLRERFPQLLNANIGNSRDCSFEQLVQIRTHGRGVDLVLNSLARDQLQASLRCLGERGRFLEIGKVDLIANSEVGLSLLLKSTSVQGILLDALFPLPADDPEKVKVVRLVAEGIAAGVVRPLPTTAYGESQLEQAFRYMATGKHIGKVLIRVRDEANVGQPSRLIPALPRTYMHPGKSYVLVGGLGGFGLELGDWLVRRGARTLVFNSRSGVRTGYQTLCIRRWSSLGVHILVSSKDATTSAGARVLLEEAAALAPVGGIFNLAAVLRDAFFENQTPEAFQAVAKPKIDATRALDKASRELAPELDHFVVFSSVSCGRGNVGQTNYGLANSAMERTCEQRRADKLPGLAVQWGAVGDVGLVAAMAEDAIVGGTTPQRIESCLQTLDVLLGLPYAVVASMVLADEQRQEKPAQDLAQAVANVLGIRDVKKVSETATLVELGIDSLMGAEIKQTLERSYDVVLSVQEVRDLTFAKLRSMAGDAPTTS from the exons ATGCCGAGTGCAATAAACGGACACGCTGACTGGGAGGTCGTCCTGACGGGGCTGTCGGGCCGCCTGCCCGAGTCGGAAAACATCGACGAGTTCGCGCGGAACTTGTTCGAGGGAGTAGACATGGTTACTGATGACGACCGACGATGGCCACCGG GGATGCATGGATTACCGTCACGGCTGGGCAAGCTAAAAGACCTAAAGCATTTCGACGCAGAGTACTTCAATctatcagaaaatcaagcagaTGTTATGGACCCGGGGATGCGAATTCTATTAGAAGTCACTCATGAGGCGATTGTCGATGCTGGGTATAACCCTACTGAGCTGCGAGGGACAAGAACTGGTGTTTATGTAGGCGTTGGACGCCCCGAAACTTACGAAGCATGGGGGGCGCTGTACAAAAAATCTAATGCCTACACTATGCCTGGCGGCCTTGGCTGTATGTTCTCCAACCGCGTGTCATATTCCTTTGACTTGCGAGGGCCATCGCTCGCTGTAGATGTCGCTTGTTCAAGCTCTGCTTACGCTCTTGCACAGGCTGTTAATGATATTAAAGTAGGCCGTTGTGATGCCGCTGTAGTCGCTGGTGTGAACATCTGCCTCGATCCGTCAACGTCGCtagatttttttaatctgaACATGCTGTCGAAAGACGGTCGTTGTGCGTCTTTTGATGAAAGCGGGCAAGGTTATGTACGCTCCGAGGCAGTTGTAGCTGTGTTACTCCAGCGCAGAAATGTCGCGAGGCGTGTGTACTGCACAGTGCATGCAGCGAGAGTCAACAATGACGGACACACGCCGCGAGGCATTACATATCCATCTAGTGAGATGCAGGGACGACTAGCGAAAGAAACTTACGATGAAACCGGTTTGAGGCCGCAAGATGTCGCCTATTTTGAAGCACACGGGACCGGCACTAAA GCAGGCGACCCACAAGAGTTGAACGCAATAGTCGAGCTATTCTGCAAGAACCGAGAATCCCCGCTACTCATGGGGTCACTTAAATCCAACATGGGGCACGCAGAATTGGCCTCAGGACTCTGTTCCGTCGCTAAAGTGGTGATAACCATGGAGCGAGGAGAGATCCCTGGGAACCTGCACTATAAGAACCCTAATACTGACATCCCTGCACTCAGCGATGGCCGGATACAG GTGGTTGACAGGAACACGTCATGGCAGGGTGGAGTAGTATCAGTAAATTCCATGGGCTTCGGCGGCGCCAACGCCCATGTTATCCTGGAAGGAGGTCGCGGGGACCGACCCCCACCCGCCCAGTACGCTGCCCCCCGTCTTATCCTTGCTTCAGGCCGTACAGATGATGCTGTTGAGAAACTCCTCAAACTAGCCACTGAGAACCCTCAGGATGGGGAGTTACATGCTTTGATAGACGCAGTTCACGCTCACCCGATCCCCAACCATCCGCGCCGTGGTTACACCATCCTGAGTGCTGCTGCCCCTATAACAGAGGTGCTGGATAGCGACGAGCAACGCCCGATCTGGTTTGCATTTAGTGGCATGGGCTCGCAATGGGCGGGAATGGCGCGTGAGCTACTCCGTTTACCAATATTCGCTTCAAGCATCGCGCGTTCAGCGGTAGCCCTAAAACCTTACATGGATCTTAAGCATGTCATATCGGAGGCGTCGCCTGAAGAGCTTGGGGATTTGATAAACTGTGTAGTGTCTATCGTGGCCGTGCAGGTGGCGCTGGTAGATGTGCTGAGTGAACTTGGAATTCATCCGGATGGCATCATTGGACATTCTCTTGGAGAAAACG GTTGCGGCTACATGGATGGGACTTTAACGGCGGAGCAAACAGTACTGGCCGCATACTGGCGCGCGCGTTGTACCTTAGAAGCAAAGCTACCCCTTGGTGCAATGGCGGCCGTTGGCCTGTCTTGGGAAGAGACCGCGAAGCGATGCCCCGAGGACATTGACCTTGCGTGTCACAACGGCCCTGAAAACGTTACG ATCTCAGGTCCAAAAGCAGCCGTGGAGAAATTCGTAAAGCAACTAGCAGCAGATGACGTATTCGTACGAATGGTAGAATCTACCGGTGTGGCCTTCCACAGCAGAAGCGTCGCCGGTTGCGCTCCACAGTTGAGGAAACGTTTGCAGGAGATCATACCTAATCCAAAGCCAAGGAGCTCTCGTTGGTTGTCTTCGTCCATACCGCAGGACAAGTGGGACTCTGACTTGG CTCGCTTCAGCGGCGCAGACTACATCGTAAACAACCAGCTCTCCCCCGTTCGCTTCGCCAGCGTCCTTCAGCTTGTCCCCCCTCGAGCGATACTGGTCGAAATCGCGCCACATGCGCTACTGCAAGCGGTGCTGAAACGAGCGCTGCCCGAGGTGGTACATGTGCCGCTTGTGAGGAAAGAGGCCCCTGATGCGCTGGTACATTTGCTGGCTGCTGTAGGAAAGATATATGCCGCGGGAGCGCAGCCTCAG GTATCCCGTCTCTACCCTGCTATATCCTGGCCCGTATCTCGCGGCACACCCGGACTGGCTTCCCACATCAGTTGGGACCACTCCATCGAATGGAGCGTCGTCGATCCTACCACTGCCGCCCGTACTGGCGAGAACCTCATTGAATATGACCTGACGAAACCTGAGGACGAGTTTATTGCTGGACACAATATTGAAGGCAGGGTTCTCTTCCCTGCTACTGGATATCTT ACGCTGATATGGCGCACGATAGCGAAGATGAATAATCAAGATATCGAGCAGTCAGCAGTTGTACTTGAGAATGTAACCATCCGACGCGCAACCATCATGTCTCGCGAAGCACCTGTGCGTTTCCTTGTTTCACTCCTAGATGGCACTGGAGAGTTCCAAATCAGCGAAGGCGGTGAAGTGGTAGTCACTGGTACAGCACGGCTTACTTCTAACGCTTCCGCTGAGCGCTTATCAGCTTCTGCTTTAGCGGACAGAGAAGACCAAGAAGTTTTACAGGAACCTCCCCTAGACCCTGAAGACATTTATAAAGATTTGAGCCTGCGTGGTTATAAGTATAAAGGAATATTCCAGGGAATTAAGAGCTCTGATGCACGTGGGCTTAAAGGTTTGCTCAATTGGGAAGGAAATTGGATATCATTTATGGATACAGCGTTACAGTTTGGCCTCATCGGAGCGGATACGCGTGATTTATATTTGCCAGCTCGTATAGAGAGAGTAGTTATTGACCCTGCAGCGCAGTGTAAAGAAGCTGGCTTGGCTACAAACGGAGCTTTACCTGTAAAACGTTATCCTAGTATAGGAGTGATTGTGGCTGGTGGTGTAGAATTCAGAGGTTTGATAACTACGCTGGCACCGCGTCGTATAAACATACAAGCACCGCCCAAGCTCGAAAAATTCGTGTTTCTACCTCTTATTGGTGTCAATGATGACAAAAGGCTACCACTGACAGCTTCAGTACAGTTGGTGATTGAGAACTTTGGAGTGCAGCAGTTCAAGATTGCGGAAATGGCTTTAAAACGGCCTGTAGAAGCGCTAATGTTGCCTCAAGCGGTGCAAG ATTTTCAAGGAGAGCCAGCAGTGCGCGTGAGTGCCACGCTAGCGGCCGGTACCGACGCGACAAACTACAGTACTATTATGAATTCAATGGGAGTTAGG GTATCTGACAGAAAAGTGTCAGACGGCGGGCTAGAGAAGGAATGTCATCTAGTGATGGGTGCCAACGTATTGTCACAGCCTGAACTGCTGGGTGCATTAGCCGCGGCAAGCCTTGGATTCGTACTGCTTGAGGAAAAAGTGGACTTGTTTGACAAATGCAACAAAGAGCTGGCAAATGCTGGCCTAACACTG GTATCACGTACCCGCACCGGTTCACGCGAATTCATCCTTCTTCGTCGCACCAGAACTTTGCCTTCGCCGCGAATAATACTCGAAGCACGAGACGACGACTTCTCCTGGGTGAATCAACTAAAGGACGCCATGAAGCGCGCCCAAACTGAAGACTTGCGTGTATATGTGTGGTCACGAGATCACGGCTCAGGGGTGTTGGGTTTAGGGACGTGCTTGAGACGAGAGCCGGGTGGCGATAAAATACGCTTCTACTATATACCTGGAGCGCAGGATGTGTTCAACCCTGACACGCAAGTGTATAAGGCGCAGGTGGAGAAAGATTTGACCTTCAACGTGCTGAAGGACGGTGTTTGGGGAACATTCCGTCATCGGCCACTGGATGATGTTGCTGGCGCTCGTAAGCAG GTCGAGCATGCTTACGTTGACGCGATAACCCGTGGCGATCTATCCTCGCTCTGCTGGATCGAAAGCGACCTGCGTCACGCAGCGTTTACGCCGCGGCGTTCGCGTACAGACTTGTGCAGCGTTTACTACGCGTCACTGAACTTCAGAGATGTGATGAATGCTACTGGCAAGCTGTCGGCTGTGGCAACCATCGGGACGGAGGCTAAAAtg GAAAACTCTATCCTTGGCTTAGAGTTCAGTGGCCTTTCTTCCACTGGCAAGCGCGTGATGGGCATTGTTACCCGTGGTTTGGCGACGTCAGTAATGGCCGATACGGGTTTCCTATGGGAAGTGCCGAAAGACTGGTCTTTGGAAGAAGCGGCAACCGTTCCTATAGCTTACGCGACGGCGTATTATGCGCTGGTCGTGCGTGGTCATATGCGAAGGGGTGAAGCAGTATTAATACATGCGGGTGCAGGAGGCGTAGGGCAAGCGGCTATTACTTTAGCGCTTAACGCCGGCTGCACTGTTTTTACAACCGTGGGTTCTCCAGCTAAACGCGCCTTTCTACGTGAGCGCTTTCCGCAACTCCTAAACGCTAATATCGGAAATTCACGTGACTGCTCTTTTGAACAACTAGTGCAGATTCGAACACACGGACGCGGCGTTGATCTTGTACTCAACTCGCTTGCTCGTGATCAGCTTCAAGCGTCGCTCCGCTGTCTGGGAGAGCGTGGACGCTTCCTCGAAATTGGAAAAGTCGATCTGATAGCCAACTCAGAAGTTGGCTTAAGCTTGCTGCTTAAAAGCACTTCAGTGCAAGGCATCTTGCTAGATGCATTGTTCCCTTTGCCAGCTGATGACCCTGAAAAAGTGAAAGTGGTACGATTGGTGGCCGAGGGCATAGCTGCTGGCGTTGTACGTCCGCTACCCACCACTGCTTACGGAGAAAGCCAACTCGAGCAGGCTTTCCG GTACATGGCTACAGGCAAGCACATCGGAAAGGTGCTGATTCGTGTGCGTGATGAAGCGAACGTTGGACAGCCGTCTCGGCTAATACCCGCCTTGCCCCGAACCTACATGCATCCTGGAAAGAGCTACGTTCTTGTGG GTGGTCTAGGAGGCTTTGGTTTGGAGCTAGGCGACTGGCTGGTCCGCCGTGGAGCGCGCACACTGGTGTTTAATTCGCGCAGTGGCGTACGGACTGGTTATCAGACTTTATGCATCCGCAG ATGGTCTTCATTGGGTGTCCACATATTAGTTTCATCAAAAGACGCCACGACGTCGGCAGGTGCGCGCGTGCTGCTGGAGGAGGCGGCAGCGCTGGCGCCTGTTGGTGGCATTTTCAACCTTGCTGCTGTGTTGAGAGATGCGTTTTTTGAGAATCAGACCCCGGAAGCCTTCCAAGCTGTTGCTAAGCCGAAGATTGACG CGACCCGGGCTTTGGACAAAGCCTCGCGGGAGCTAGCACCCGAACTCGATCATTTCGTCGTCTTTTCCTCCGTGTCATGCGGTCGCGGCAACGTTGGCCAAACCAACTACGGTCTAGCAAACAGCGCCATGGAGCGTACATGCGAGCAGCGAAGAGCTGACAAACTCCCTGGATTGGCAGTTCAATGGGGAGCAGTTGGGGACGTAGGGCTAGTAGCAGCGATGGCTGAAGATGCAATAGTTGGTGGTACCACGCCGCAGCGTATTGAGTCGTGTCTGCAGACGCTTGATGTGCTGCTGGGGCTGCCGTACGCGGTGGTGGCGTCGATGGTACTGGCGGATGAACAGAGGCAGGAGAAGCCGGCCCAGGACTTGGCGCAAGCTGTTGCGAACGTTTTAG GCATCAGAGACGTGAAAAAAGTATCAGAAACGGCGACACTGGTCGAGCTAG